TATCAGTATGAAGACCACCCTAATTACCAAGCACAAGGTACTCTCATGAAGGGGGTTTGAGGATCCAGGGCATTCCAGGATTTCTATTCCCTGCTCTCCCGACTCTCCCAAAGACTCTCTGACTCCCACAAAGCCATGAATCTTATTTTCTCATACACAGCTCCAGCACATATCAACACCCAGTAGTTAATATCACAGATGCTTTGGCTACTTTCATGGAAGGATGAGACGGGACCTCCCTGTTTTGCATgacaagggaccttaaatatctcTGTCTCCGATGTAACCGTCAGTAAACAGCATTGTACAAGCTTTCTTTGCCCACTGATACAGGATGAAAAGTGCTTTATGCACATGAATAAATACATGGTCCCTGCGGTCATAAACCAGGGcctatattttatttacaggcTTTGCATCGAAACACACTCCTGAACACCGTGTTCGGAAATACACCTCCTTCTTCCCATCCCAAGGGAAAACACAACTGCTGCTGTACACTGGCGAATTAAAACAGCCCTGTCCACCGATACAGCTGTAAGCAGATGCAAAGGGAGACAAATGATACCTTCCACCAACATTCCCAAAGGTATTTTCCCAACTAAGGTCAAGCTGATGACAGATTTCATTCCCAGGCTTTAAGCTGCCTTTCCTGGAAAACTCCGAGTCAGCCAAATTCTCTCACGGCAGCAGATTCCGGCAGTGGGAAAAGGAGTCCCAGGGCACCTCCCATTTCTTTGCTTGCAATAAACATACAAAACCAAGTCGGGAGCCGGCGTTTTGCCGGTCAGTCTGGGAGAAGAGGCTCCAGCACGGAGCCACAGCTACCCCGGGACGAGCAGCGGTGCCAGGCTGACCCCTGCAGGGCGAGCGCGGCGGCAGCGGCAGCAGGGAGGGACTCCCGacgggaagggaagggatgctccacgggggaagggaagggatgctCCACGGGGGAAGGCGAGGGATGCTCCACGGGGGAAGGCGAGGGATGCTCCACGGGGGAAGGCGAGGGATGCTCCACGGGGGAAGGCGAGGGATGCTCCACGGGGGAAGGCGAGGGATGCTCCACGGGGGAAGGCGAGGGATGCTCCACGGGGGAAGGCGAGGGATGCTCCACGGGGGAAGGCGAGGGATGCTCCACGGGGGAAGGCGAGGGATGCTCCACGGGGGAAGGCGAGGGATGCTCCACGGGGGAAGGCGAGGGATGCTCCACGGGGGAAGGCGAGGGATGCTCCACGGGGGAAGGCGAGGGATGCTCCACGGGGGAAGGCGAGGGATGCTCCACGGGGGAAGGCGAGGGATGCTCCACGGGGGAAGGCGAGGGATGCTCCACGGGGGAAGGCGAGGGATGCTCCACGGGGGAAGGCGAGGGATGCTCCACGGGGGAAGGCGAGGGATGCTCCACGGGGGAAGGCGAGGGATGCTCCACGGGGGAAGGCGAGGGATGCTCCACGGGGGAAGgcgagggatttttttttgccacgaGCATTTGAGATACTCTGGACAATTCTTCTTCCAAGTCATTTGCCCCGTTGTTCCCTGAAGGAACCAGCGGAACAGAGCATAAAGAGATCGGTCAGTACTACAGAGTTGACATCAGGCAGCACAAACCAACCTGCTGCTTATTCCCAGGGGTTCCTCAACCAGCATGCTCAGCAGTGGCCAGGGGGTTCTTCCTCACGTGCCTGAAGGGGGGACAGTCCAGGAATACCTCTGGTGACAGAAGGGGGCTCAGTTGGCGCAGCTGGGCCTGACAGGGAACAGTCAGGCTCACTTGAGATCTCCTGGTCACCTCCCTGAAAGCCTCCCCACTTTTGTCTAGCCTTAGttgctgcagaaaagcagggaaCATCTCAGGCATACTCATTTTTACTCCCAGTTACACTTATCTGCCAGTAAAATTAGAGATATGGTACAGGAATTAGGGCAAGCTACTCACTCCCCCAAGTGGGTCACTTCAGGTCAAAGCAATCTTGCACAGATGGCTAATTTCAATCACTTATGCAAGCCACACAATTGTTCAATAAGCTCCAAATAAATAGTGTAAGTAATTAATTTAAAGCTGCCCTAATTGTTTCTCAATTTCCCCTATTAATTTAACCTATAACACTTTCCTGATCAGAGCTTCAAAGCTTTAACTTAAGAGCCAATTAAACTCCTCTTCTGAAAAAGAAGTGCTGTCAGCTCCGATCCCTCCTGACAGAGCTCTTTGAAGCACTTGGGATTCCATATAAATTGCACAGGGCTtggaaacaaagcatttttcccAGGTATCATGTTCTCAGTGCGCTAATGAGTCAATGGACAATTAAGACTAATTACAGTTTTAACTTAGTAGCAACTTTCTAAGCAGCATTTGGCCTGACAAAAGCAAGTCACCACTCAAGCAAACAACGACTCTCCTTGTTTCCCAGCGGACCGAGCAGGAATATGGGTTCTCCAGCTAGGTTTCACCATAGCAGCAACAGGCTGCTGGGGACAGCCGGAGCTCCCTCACCTGAATTAATGTTGCAGCTACGTTTTTGTTCCCTtaaatgcatgtgtgtgcacacactTACATGTAGTTTCGGCTGGGATAGAGCTAACGTCACTGCAATCGCTCTTTGGGACTGGCTATCATCAGGTGATGAGCAGTGGTATTTTAACATATACTTTTACACAtaatattattactattattctCTCTCATTATAAATTGCTTCCCCTTTGAGCAAGCTAGCAGATAACACCTTTGTAGCCTCCTAAGACTTAGGGAAAACTCTGGAATCTGAATTCTCAGTTCCTCCATTCCCTCACGTGTGACTCGCCGAGCCACCCCTGGCATTGGCCAGCTTCACTCCCCAGCACCGCCCTGCCCACAGGGTGTTTGACCACCCTGTGCTTCCCTGCGCACCTGATGCGACTGTGCCACCTGCAGATgggatatcacagaatcactaggttggaaaaaccTCGATATCCTGCGCTCTCCATCCTAAATACGGCCAGCAGCGCAATTCAGGTCTCTCCCCTCCTGCCAGATCTGCATCTACGGATCTTCTTTCAGAACGCACTTTCTCTGTGTATCTTGCCTAAatcattatgtttctttacctgCAAGCTAGGGGGACgaaagaacagaaacagagaagccaTAAGGGATGGAAGacagaaacaaagtaaagcaggaACGAGACATTCAGAGATGTGCTTTGGATACgccctggaaaagcaaggaAGTATTTAGAGCTAAGCCTGCTAAATTATTACTATGAACACAACTCCTCCGGGTAGCTCCCCGAAGCCCTGTGGTATACGCAGGGGAAAAACATGCCCAGCACGCAGGGCAGctgagaaggagggagaaggcacGAGGGGCAGTCAGGGGgtctgcagaagcaggaggatCACAGCGCTCAGAGCATGAACATTGATATATCTTGGTGAATGATTGATTAGCGAGAATAGTCAAGAGTTGCTACTGACCAAAGGCAACTCATTTGGGGGTAACTAAGCGGTGTGGCATGGAAATTGGAGGTAGAGGGGGCACAGCTGGTGCGACTGCAATGCCCAGACCTTGGACGTGTCATTCTGGGTGTCAAACGCCCATCACCCTCCACCTTGTCCTGCTCCAAACCCATCTCC
The window above is part of the Phaenicophaeus curvirostris isolate KB17595 chromosome 4, BPBGC_Pcur_1.0, whole genome shotgun sequence genome. Proteins encoded here:
- the LOC138719653 gene encoding uncharacterized protein; amino-acid sequence: MASPHPERRREMTSRTRALRASPAAAARGRALLPLPAAPNELRARRFPQEPGPPGSRLTVSGSSAAPSRLPGAPTPRTGPPRQERSPREAVSGSQRRWRWRFPRGRPGGATLPRMEAAGAPGPAPGALGRGGERPRLAATKARQKWGGFQGGDQEISRNNGANDLEEELSRVSQMLVAKKNPSPSPVEHPSPSPVEHPSPSPVEHPSPSPVEHPSPSPVEHPSPSPVEHPSPSPVEHPSPSPVEHPSPSPVEHPSPSPVEHPSPSPVEHPSPSPVEHPSPSPVEHPSPSPVEHPSPSPVEHPSPSPVEHPSPSPVEHPSPSPVEHPSPSPVEHPSPSPVEHPSPSPVEHPSPSPVEHPFPSPVEHPFPSRRESLPAAAAAALALQGSAWHRCSSRGSCGSVLEPLLPD